CAACTCGGAAACCACGCAGGTGTCGAGCAGATAACTCACAGCCTAACCTTTCTACCGGTATCCCGGCTGCGTGTCAGATCAAGATCAACGCCGACGAGCGGTGATTTGCGAAAAAAATCGACCAGGCTTCCCTTCCGTGGGGCAAACATTCGGTAATCCTTCGTTGAAACAACAACCGCCGCATCCTCCCCATGCAACGTGATAACCTGCGGGCCTTCGCTTCGCGCCTTGCGAACGACTTCGGAGAAACGGTTCTTCGCGTCTTGCAACTGCCATTTCGCCGTCGACATGAGTCACCTCCCATTCTGGCTAGTCTGGCTATAATACCGATTCTTGGAGAACAACGAAAGGGCGCGCCAAGGATTCGCAGCTTTCCAGTTCCGAAACGGCTTGAACGATTTAAACTACTTGAACGGGATTCTGTTTTTTACCGCGAATACAATTCTTTAATGAACCCTTCCTTAGCCAACTGATCCAGCGGCGCCGGATCGTAAAAGCGGCGCGCGTCTACGCCTTTGGCCTTGGCATTGCGCTCGGCCAAGTCTTCCATCACCGCTTCCATTTCCGGCAGCGTGACCGTCGGGATGTTGCGGATGTAACCGAGCACGTAGCTTTTAAATGCGCTCATCAGCAACTTCGTATCCGTGTTGCGCGTGTACTTGCCGAGCACGCGCACGGTGAAGTCGGGATTGGCCTTGGCGTATTTGATTCCTTCCAAGGTTGCCTTGAGAAAGCGATTCAATGTCTGCGGCCGGTTGCGAATGAACGAATCGGTAGTCACTAGCGCCGTGCCGGGATAGCGAAATTTGACTTCCCCTAAATTCATCAACTCTCGGTATCCCAACTCTTTGGCCTTCTCCAAAGTCGGCGAGGAAATCAAGCCGCCTTTGATCACGCCCTGCTGCATGAATAGTAAAATCTCCGGCACACCGCCGGTTTGAATCATCTTGATGTCTTTGTTCGGATCGAGACCGAATTCGGCCACGGCTTTGCGCAAACCGAGATCGGTGAGCGAACCGAACCGGCTGACGCCGAAGGTCTTTCCCTTTAAATCTTGCGCCGTGGCGATATCCGGCGTGGTCACCAGGCTCATGGGAATCACATTGATCGTGGTCGCGATGGTAATCGCATCCGAGCCCGACAAGCGCGACAACGCCGCCGCCGCTCCCGAACCTTGCACGATATGGGCATCGCCGGAGAGCAACGTCGTAATCGCCTGGGCGCCGGCAACGTAAATGACGTTTACGTCGAGACCGTATTTTTTAAAAATCCCCGCTTCCTGCGGCACCCACGTGGTGATCGAAGTCGCTGCGATGGACGAGTAGCAGACGTTGAGCTTTTCCAGCTCGGCCGCCTGGGCGGCCCGAGCGATGCCGGCGCTCGAAACTGCCAGCGTGGGAAACAAGATAGCCACTAAAGCCAATATCTCGAAGCGTTTCATCGAAACCATCTTCCATTTCACGAACGTTCAAAGCCAAGAGGGCGGGTTTAAAACCCACCCCTACAATTCGGAAATCTTTTTTGCGCCCTTTGCGCTTTTTGCGGTTAATTCTCCGGTTCCGAATCTTTAGCTGCGGCTTTGCGCGCTCGCACGCAGTAATAGAGAACGCCCTCTACCAAGTCAAGGCGAACAATTTCACAACATTGAGTTGCCCTGTCGCCTATGATATTTCCGGTCGAGTCGAATTGGTTCCCGCACTACGAGCACATGAACGATCCAATCAAAACCGTCGGCGTCGTCGGCCTTGGCGTGATGGGCTTCGACATCGCCTTTCTCTACGCCATGAAAGGCTTTCGCACACTCGTCTATGACGCGGCGAAATCAATAATGGATTCGCTGACCGACCGGCGTGAGCAAACTATCGATCGTTTGCACAAACGCAACCGCATCGCGGACCGGGAGATCGACAATCTTCGCACACTGCTAATCCCGTCCAGCAGTCTCGTTGGACTAGTTAATGCCGATCTGATCACCGAAGCGGTTTCGGAAAACGCCAGAACCAAACTCGCCGTCTACAAAACGCTTCGCGATAGCGGCTTCAACGGGCTGCTCACGACCAACACGTCCTCGGTGACGCGCGCGACTTTATTGACTGACGAAAATGTCGACGGCAAAAAGTTTGCTTTGACGCATTTCTTCAATCCCGTGCTCTACACCCAGATGGTCGAAGTCGTCACCGGCGACATCGACGCGGCGAACCGAGAAACGATCTTGGAATTCTTAAAAATTCTCGACCGCGAACCCGTCCCGACGCAAGACATCTCCGGATTCGTCTCGAATGGCATTCTGATGGTCTACGCGGTCATGGCAGTGCGCTTGTTGGAATGCGGCGCGCGCATCGAGCAGGTCGATCAGGCGGCCAAGGAACTAAAACTGCTGCCGCCGTTGATCAGCTTCGATAGTTGGAAGCCGTCCATCGTCGAAGACGTCACGCGCATCATGGCGGAACTGCGCGGCGACGCGTTTCTGCGCTCGTCGCCGCTGCTAAGCCGCCTCGCCAAAGACAACCCAAGATTCTATGTCGATCAGAAGCCCAATCCGAAGATTTATGAATTAGCCGATGCTCACGGTAAATCTGTCGACGACGAAAGCATCAAGCGCGCGCTCATGACTTCGATGTTGATCGCCGCCGCGCGAGTCGCGGAGCTAGGCGAAGCGCCGGCGACAGTGGACTTTGTCGCGACGGAAGGAATCAAGATGTCCCGGCCACCGTTGAAAGAGATCGACGCCACCGGCGCAGCAGTGCTGCGAGAGGAGTTGGAGAAAACCAATCGCATGCTCGGCCAGAACCCCTTGGCGATTCCAGCAATTCTCGCTGAGATGAGTAACGGTAAGAAAACTTTTCACCTAGCCCGCAGGGAATAAGCGAACTTTTATGAAAGCCATCGACGTTCACGTCCATCCCAGCACCCGCGGCCTCGACCATCACGCTTGCGGCTACTTCAGAAGAAACCTCGCCGATATCCCGCAAACAGCGGAAGGTTTCGCCGAGTTGTACGCGAAGAACGACGTTCAAGCGCTGCTGATCGGTTGGCATCCCTCGACGGTCAACGAAGGCGCGCGCAACAGCAACGAGCATGTGCTGGAACTCGTCGGCAAGTATCCTGAAACTTTCCCCGGCATCCTCGCTTCACTCGATACCAACGCGGTAGATTTAACCGCCGTCGCGCACTACGCGGCGGAGTTGGTGCAGAATCCCAACGTCAAAGGTTTCAAGTTCCATCCGCCCGATCAAGGTTTCTATCCCAACGACAAACGCTTTTACGATATCTGGGAAGTTCTCCAGGCCGGCGGCAAGCCCGTGATGTTCCACGTCGGCTTCACTGTGCTAGGAGCGAATACCGACGGCGGCAGCGGCATCGCCCTCGATTACGGCAGGCCAATTCATCTCGACACTCTTGCGCGGGATTTTCCCAAGATGAAAATCATCGCCGCCCATCCGGGCTGGCCCTGGGAACAAGAACTGATCGGCGTCGTCACTCATAAAAAAAATCTTTTCGTCGACACCTCCGGCTACTTGGCCGAACAACTGCCGGAGATTTTTCAAAAAGCCATCGGCGGCCGTTTGCAAGACAAAGCGCTGTTCGGCACCGACTTCCCCTATGTCGATTTAGAAAAAGCGTTGGCGAGCTTCGACAAAATGAATTTCAAACCGGCGGTGAAGGACAAGCTGTTAGTGGACAATGCGAAGGCTCTGTTCGGCCTGTGATAGCGCAGTTCACTCTTATCCCCTCGCCCACAGAGTGGGAGAGGGCCAGGGTGAGGGCTTCTTAAAACCTGTAACGCCTCGGGAAAATGATCGATGAAACAAGTCCTATTCCTCCTAATTATCAATTTTCAATTCTCCATTCTCCATTCGTTCGCGGCGCAGAGCACTGCGAACGTCAAGCTTCGCGTCGGCTACCCGTCGCCGAGCGCGGCTTTCTATCCGCTTTTCGCGACCAAGGAAGCGGGGCTCTTAGAAAAATACGGCTTAGATGTCGAGATGGTTTACGTTCAAGGCGTCAAGCTGATACAAGTTCACGTCTCTGACCAGCTCGACATTGCGACAGTATCATCGGTTGTCTACTTGCAAGCAGCTGTTGGTGGAGCCGACTTGATGCAAGTGGCCAGCTCCATCGACAACCAGATCATGAAATTGATGGTTCATCCGAACATCGCCAAACCGCAGGACCTGCGCGGCAAGACTCTCGCTGTGACGGGGTTCGGATCGTTGACTGATTTGCTGCTCCGGCCCGCGCTCAAGAACTGGGGGTTGGAAGCGCAGAAAGACGTCAAGCTCATTCAGATCGGCAGGATGCCCGATATCGCCATCGCCATCGCCCAAAAAACCGTCGACGGCGGCATGCTGTCCTTCCCGACTTCGGTGCACGCCGAAAAGTTCAATTTGCGCACGATGATCGATTTCGCTGAATCGGGATTCGAGAGTCCTGCCAGCACTGTGGTTGCGAGCCGCCGCTACCTCAAGGCCAATCGCGACATCGTGCTGCGATTTCTCAAGGCCTACATCGAGGGGACCAAGCGCCTTCTCACCGACCGCGAGCTCGGCATTCGCGCACTGAGGAAATACGGCGGCGTCAGCGATCGCGATATGCTGGCGACCACCCACGACCTGTTCGCGAGTCGTTACATTAAGAAAATCCCCAAACTCAATACTAAAGGCATCGAAAATTCTCTAAGCCTGATCGCCGAGAACAACCCCAAAGCCAAAGACCGCAGAGCCGAGGAATTCATGGACACGAGCTTCATGGACGAGTTGGAAGCGACGGGATTCATCAAGTCGGTTTGGCCGTAAGCTTAAGTATCGATCCGCGAAGTTTCAATGTAACCAACATCGTTCCACCATCCGTCATTCCCGCGCACGCGGGAATCCAGGTGACGGACAGCGTCCGTCATACCGTTGGAAAACGGTATCCAGGTTATGGGGATGGGATGGACCCCGGCTTTCACCGGGGTGACGATCGCGATGGCTCTACTCTGGACAGGTTTTGGATTTGGTTTAAGGTAGACAGTTGTCAGGTGTCAGTAAAATCACAGGAGCGAAACCCATGACGAAAAAAATTCTTGTCTGGCTACTGATAATTTTCTTTGTTGCAAATGTTTCCGTCGCTCAGGCGCAGCAGCCAACGAAAATCCCCCGGATAGGATACCTAGCTGCTAACTCCCGCGCGGCTACGTCGGCCCGCACCGAGGCCTTCCGGCAGGGTCTGCGCGAGTTAGGGTACGTCGAGGGGAAGAACATCGCCATCGAGCATCGATATGCGGACGGCAAGCCTGATCGCCTCCCCGCGCTCGCGGCCGAGCTAGTGCGTCTCAAGGTCGACATCATCGTCTCGGGTGGTCCGTCATCAACCCGTGCTGCTAGGGAAGCGACTGTTACAATTCCCATTGTTATGGCGCAACATCCCGATCCTGTTGGCAGCGGGTTCGTCGCCAGCCTAGCGCAACCGGGCGGAAACATCACTGGGTTATCTACTCTTGCCCCTGAGTTAAGCGGAAAACGACTGGAACTGCTGAAGGAAACAGTTCCTAAGCTCTCCCGCGTGGCCATCGTTGGGACTTCGACCGTGCCCGGCTACGCGCAAATGTTAAACGAGATGGAACTCGCCGCAAGGGTGTTGAAGGTGCAGCTTCAATACCTAGACGTGCTAGAGCCCAAGGATATTGAGACTACATTCCGAGCCGCGAGCAAGGGACGTGCTGAAGCAGCCCTCACGCTGAACAGCCCCGTCTTCAATTCTCATCGAACACGGATTGTAGAACTCGCGGTAAAGAACCGGCTACCGGCGATGTACGACAGGGCAGAATTTGTCGAAGACGGGGGCCTCATGACCTACGGCGTGAATTTCAACGACTTGGACCGGCGCGCCGCTACGTATGTGGACAAGATTTTGAAAGGCAGGACGCCCGCGGATCTTCCCGTAGAGCAGCCGATGAGGTTCGAGTTCATCATCAGCCTGATAGCGGCCAAGCAGATCGGCCTGACGATTCCACCGAATGTGTTGGTGCGGGCGACTAAGGTGATCAGGTAGGGGCGGACCTGTGTGTCCGCCCTCCGAACGGGCCGACACGCAGGTCGGCCCCTACACGGGTCCGACTGGTGTCAGTAAAAACACAGGAGCGAAACCGATGATGAAAAAAATTATTGTCTGGCTACTGCTAATTTTCTTTCTTGCAAATGTTTGCGTCGCCCAGGCCCAGCAGCCGACGAGAATTCCACGGATAGGATACCTATCTGGCTCCTCCCCTTCCACTTCCCCGAACCGCCGCGAGGCATTCCGGCAGGGTCTGCGCGAGCTTGGCTACGTAGAGGGGAAAAGCATTGTCATTGAGTATCGTTGGGCAGAGGGAAAGTTCGATCGCCTCCCCGCGCTTGCGACCGAGCTAGTGAGTCTCAAGGTCGACATCATTGTCACAGCTGGTCCCAATGCAACCCGTCCTGCCAAGCAAGCAACTTCTACGATTCCCATTGTCATGGGGCAGGATCCCGATCCTGTTGGCAGCGGGACCGTCGCCAGTCTGGCGCGGCCTGGCGGGAACATCACGGGATTGGCAACCTTTGCCCCGGAGCTAAGCGGAAAACAACTGGAGCTTCTGCAAGAGACGGTTCCGAAACTCTCCCGCGTGGCCGTCCTCGGAACCTCGACCAACCCGGGCCACGCACAAGTGTTAAAAGAGGTCGAACTCGCCGCAGGGGTGTTGAAAGTGAAGATTCAATATCTAGACGTACTGAGTCCGAACGATATTGAGACTGCATTTCGAGCCGCGAGCAAAGGGCGTGTTGACGCAATCCTCGTGCTACCAACCAATGTCCTCAATTTACAGCGAGCACAGATTACAGAACTCGCGGTAAAGAACCGGGTCCCGGCGATTTACCCACAAACGGAATTTATGGAAGCCGGCGGCCTCATGTACTACGGCGTAAACACTCCCGACTTGTTCCGGCGCGCCGCTACGTATGTGGACAAGATTTTGAAAGGCAGGACGCCTGCGGATTTGCCCGTGGAGCAACCGATGAGGTTCGAGTTCATCATCAGCCTGATAGCGGCGAAGAAGATCGGCCTGACGATTCCACCGAATGTGTTGGTGCGGGCGACTAAGGTGAATCGGTGAAGAACGCAACAGGCAATGGTAGAAGCGGATAAGGGAGCGCGGGTTTCCGCCACAGGACGGATCAGCCTCAAATTGTTTGGCTGATTCTAACCCGCGATTAACCGCGGACAAGAATGTCCGCGCTCCAATGTCCGCCCGTTCGGAGGGCCGACGCGCAGGTCGGCCCCTACACGTGAGACGACTGAAGGAAAGACAAATGAAGCGCGATCGCTGCACAGCAGATCATTTCATTTTCAGCTTGATCATCCTGACGACGCTCTTCTCCGCTCACATTGTATTTGCCCAGCCCGTACTCGAAAAAATGATCGCCGGCTACAGCGCTCAAGCCGGTGCCTATGCACCGATCTGGATTACAAAAGAAGCCGGGCTGTTTAGAAAAAACGGCTTGGACGTCAATCTAATTTTTATTCCCGGCGGGCCGACGGCAGCGGCGGCGATGATCGCTAACGAAGTGCAAGCGATGGCGATGGCCGGACCGGCGATCGTCGCTAGCAATCTTGCCGGTTCTGATCTGGTGATGACGGCTGGAATCGTAAACACCTTCGCCTTTCAACTCGTCACGGTCAAAAGCATCACGTCGCCGAACCAGCTCAAAGGCAAACGCATCGGCGTCAACCGCTTCGGCGCGGCGCCTGATATCGCGGCGCGCTACGCGCTCAATCATCTGAAGATCGACCCACGCGAGGTGACGATTTTGCAGTTGGGCGAACAGTCGACGCGGCTCGAAGCGATGAAAGTTGGCCAGCTCGACGCCGCCATCCTGCTGCCGCCGATCACCACCATCGCGCAAAAAGCCGGCATGAATATTCTGCTCGACATGTCGGAGCTGGGCGGCGAGTTCCTGATTACCGGTCTGGCCAGCAGCCAGAAATTTCTTACGCAGAATCGCCCGTCCGCGTCACGTCTGATGCGCGCCTTCGTCGAAGGCATTCACTATTTCAAGACCAACCGACGAGAGAGCGAGAAAATCATCGCGCGCTACATGCGCACGGACAACATGGAAGCGGTCGGCGCGACCTGGGACTACTTCGCGGCCAAGATCGTGCCGCGCAAACCCTATCCGTCGGTCAAAGGCGTCAAGGCGCTGCTTGACCTCGCGGCCAAGGAACGCCCGGAAGCCGCCAAAGCCCAGCCGGAGCGCTTTATTAACGCAACTCTGCTAAAAGAATTGGACGACAGCGGCTTCATCGACGGTTTGTATCGATGAACAAGAATGATTGTAGGGGCGCACCTATGTGTGCGCCCGACAGTGGGGCGAACACGCAAGCCCGTACAGTGCCCCTACGTTTATTCGATGATAAGGAGCGACGATAGAAATGTCCGAAGAAAAAATTGCGTCGCAAGCCTATTTAGAAGTCGCCGCCGCCCACGGCGTCGAGTATATCTTCGGCTTGCCGGGAACCAGCGGCCAGGAATTTATCGGCACCATCGCCGATCAGGAAAAAATCCGTTTCATCCTGGCGATGCACGAGACCTGCGTGGTGTCCATGGCCGACGGTCATGCGCGCGTCACCGGCCGGCCGCAACTGGCCCAAGTGAGCACGCTGCCCGGGTCGGCGAACTCGGTCGGCGCGCTCTACGATGCTTACCGCGACCGCTCGCCGGTGATCGTCACTTCTACGAATGTCGACACGCGCATCGACGGCCGCGACTCCCACACCGAGGGAAAGAATCTCGTCGAGATGACCAAGCAGTTCACCAAGTGGAGCGCCGAAGTTCATCGCGCCGACCGCATCCCGGAATATTTGAATCGCGCTTTCAAAGTGGCTTCGACGCCGCCGACCGGACCGGTCTATCTCGCACTGCCGAGCAATCTCCTCGGCGAGCCGATCACAGTCGCAAATCCAGACGCGGAACGTTCGCGGATTTCGCCGCGCATCGCCGGCGATCCGGAAGCGTTGGCAGAAGCAGCCAAGCTGCTCGCGCAAGCGAAGCGGCCGTTGATCGTCGCCGGCAGCGCCATCGCGAAATGCGGCGCGACCGAAGAATTGATCAAGCTCGCCGAAATGGTCGCCGCGCCGGTGGTCATGGAGCCGCGCTATTCGTTTCTGTCTTTTCCGACCACCCACCCGCAGAGTTTTCAGATCGCCGAACGGCAACCTTCATTCGATTTACCCGTGTGGGGTGAGCCGGATGTCATCATTGCCATCGGCTGCCGCCTGATCCGGGAATATCGCTATATCCCCGATCCCGTCATCAAGCCGGCGACGAAAGTGGTTCACATCGAAGAAGATCCCTGGGAGATCGGCAAAGTTTTTCCCGTCGACGTCGGTATCGTCGCCGACGCCAAGAGCGCGCTCAAGTCACTGATCGAATTCTATCCGAAAGTCGAACCGACAGCGGCGGTTAAGAGCGAGCGCTTGGAATGCATCGGCAAAGCCAAGCAACAAGCCACCGCCGACATCGAAAGCCGCGTCAGCAAAGGCTGGGACGCCACGCCGATCAACGCCGCGCGGCTCGCGCGCACGATGGACCGGCTCATCGAGAAAGACGCGTTAATCGTCAACGAAAGCCCCACCAGCAAAGATCTCTTGATGTCGAACTTTCAGTTCTCGCCGGGGCGCGATTATTTTTCCAACTCGTCGGGCGGATTTCTCGGCTGGGGTCTGGGCGCAGCGATCGGCGCCAAACTCGCCTCGCCCAAGCGCCGCGTCGTCGCCTGTCTCGGCGACGGCAGCACCATGTTCGGCCTGCAAGGTCTTTGGACGCTGGCGAAGTATCGCATCCCACTTGTCGTCATCGTATTTAATAATCGCGCTTACATGGCGGTGAAGAATCAGTTCCGTGGATCCGAAGAAAGAATCCGCATCGCCGCCGAAATGGGCGCGGAAATTTCCGGCCCGGAAATCAACTTCGCCAGGCTGGCGGAAACTTTTGGAATTTTCGGCGAGCGCGTGGAGCATCCCGACGCAATTGAACCAGCGCTCAAGCGGGCCTTAGAGCAAAACGGCCCAGCGCTGGTCGACGTCGTGATCAGCCAGAATACTCGGAAGGATTAGCCGCACCCTTCGACAGGCTCAGGGCGATCGGGACGGCAAAGGGCGAAATTCGACAGAGGCAACTAAAGAGGCAAGGATATTCTTCACCACGAAGTTCACGACGGACACGAAGGGTTCGGAGGATTAAGACTCCGAACTTCGTGACCTTCGTGTCCTTCGTGGTGAAAACTTTCTGGTCAATCTGGTAACGCAAACTGAGGAGGTAACATGGCCAACGAATCTCAAAGCGCTTTCGAAAAAACCGCGCTCGGCGCACAGAACAAAGCTTACGACATCATCGCTAAACTCGACCCGGAGTATTTTGAAAAACTCAAAGGCCTCTACGTCGACGGCACCTTCGGCCGCGAGGGCGCGCTACCGCGCAAAACCAAAGAGCTGATCATGGTCGGCATCTGCTGCGCGCTCAATCGCCCGCGCGGCGTCAAACTGCACAGCGAACGAGCGCTGACTTTAGGCGCGGCGCCGAGAGAAATCTTGGAAGCCGTCGAAGTCGCCGCGATCCCCGGCGGCATGCCCGGTCTGTGGCTCGGCGTGGAAACCTTGGACGAAATTCTTAAAGCCAAAGGAATCGAGTTTAAATGACTCTGAGCCCCTCTCCCTCTGGGAGAGGGCAAGGGTGATGGCCTCTTGTAGGGGCGACCGGCGGTCGCCCTTGCCCTCACCTCAATCCTCTCCCAGAGGGAGAGGAAGTAAGATTTTCCAAAACGTCTTGAACGGACCCCGGCGAAAGCCGGGGGATTGAACGATTGGAACTATGAGCGAAGCGAATAACGGCCCCCTCGCCGGCATCCGGGTCCTCGATTTGACGCGCGTGCTTGCCGGTCCGTACTGCACGATGTTTCTCGGCGATCTCGGCGCCGAGGTCGTCAAAGTCGAACAGCCCGGCGTCGGCGACGACACGCGCGGCTGGGGCCCGCCATTTTCCGGCGGCGAGAGCGCTTATTTTCTCTGCGTCAATCGAAATAAAAAAAGCCTCACCGTCGATCTCAAATCGGCTGAAGGCGTCGCGTTGATTCGACAATTGGCGGAGCGCGCCGATGTCCTCATCGAAAACTTTCGCCCCGGCGCCATGGATCGGCTCGGTCTCGGCGAAAAAGATTTGCGCGCAACGAATCCGAATCTCGTCTACGCGTCGTTGTCGGGCTTCGGCGCCGACGGGCCGATGGCGGACATTCCCGGCTACGATCTCATCGTGCAAGCCTGGGGCGGCCTGATGAGCATTACCGGCACGGACGACAGCGGTCCGCTGAAAGTGGGAGTCGCGATCATCGATCTGGTCGCGGGCTTGATGCTCGGCAAGTCGATCGTCGCCGCGCTCTACGCCCGGGAAAAAATCGGCGTCGGCCAAAAAATCGACACCTCGCTGCTCGAAGCTGAAGTCGCGGCGTTGATCAACGTCGGCAGCAATTATCTCATCAGCGGCAAAACTCCCGAGCGCTGGGGCAACGCCCATCCGACCATCGTGCCCTATCAAAGCTTTCAGACCGCCGACAGCTTCTTGGTCCTGGGCGCTGCAAGCGAAACGATTTGGAAACGGCTTTGTCCCGCTCTTGGTAAAGCCGACCTGGCCGACGATCCGCGCTTCGAGAAGAACGCCAATCGAGTCGAGAACCGAAAAGAATTGATCGACATTCTTTCTACGGTTTTCATGAGCCGCAGCACTGAAGATTGGGTTAATGTTCTAACTGAAGCCGATGTTCCCTGCGCGCCGGTGCAAACCATCGATCAAGTTTTCGCCGCGCCGCAGGTGCTGCATCGAAACATGCTGGTCGAAGTCGACCATCCAACCGCGGGGAAACTTCGCATGGCTGGCATCCCAGTAAAATTTTCCGCCACGCCGGCGTCAGTGCGCTTGCCGCCGCCGTTGCTCGGTGAGCACAGCGGCGAGGTGCTGTCGAATTGGCTTGGAATGGCGAGCGAACAAATCGACCAACTGAAAAAAGAGAAAGTGATATGAACGGCAAAACATTTGAACAATTTCACGCCGGCGATCGTTACCAAACCGGCCGGCGCACGGTCACCGAACACGACATTCTGACGTTCGTCAATCTCGTCGGTCTCACCGAACCGCTGTTCTTGGACATGGAATACATTCGCAAGGAAAGTCTCTTCGGCGAGCGCATCGCGCCCGGCAGTTTGACTTTTGCCCTCGCCGAAGGATTGACGGTGCAGACCGGATTGATCCACGGCACCGGCTTGGCCTTCGCCGGCCTCGATAAGATGCGCCTGTTCGCGCCCGTGAAAGTCAACGATACGATCGAAGTCGAAATCGAAGTGCTCGACACCAAACCCGTGCCCGCCCGAGGCGGCGGCATCGTTCGCTACCGCCAGTGGGTGAAAAATCAACGCGGCGAAGCGAT
Above is a genomic segment from Deltaproteobacteria bacterium containing:
- a CDS encoding CoA transferase; its protein translation is MSEANNGPLAGIRVLDLTRVLAGPYCTMFLGDLGAEVVKVEQPGVGDDTRGWGPPFSGGESAYFLCVNRNKKSLTVDLKSAEGVALIRQLAERADVLIENFRPGAMDRLGLGEKDLRATNPNLVYASLSGFGADGPMADIPGYDLIVQAWGGLMSITGTDDSGPLKVGVAIIDLVAGLMLGKSIVAALYAREKIGVGQKIDTSLLEAEVAALINVGSNYLISGKTPERWGNAHPTIVPYQSFQTADSFLVLGAASETIWKRLCPALGKADLADDPRFEKNANRVENRKELIDILSTVFMSRSTEDWVNVLTEADVPCAPVQTIDQVFAAPQVLHRNMLVEVDHPTAGKLRMAGIPVKFSATPASVRLPPPLLGEHSGEVLSNWLGMASEQIDQLKKEKVI
- a CDS encoding acyl dehydratase — its product is MNGKTFEQFHAGDRYQTGRRTVTEHDILTFVNLVGLTEPLFLDMEYIRKESLFGERIAPGSLTFALAEGLTVQTGLIHGTGLAFAGLDKMRLFAPVKVNDTIEVEIEVLDTKPVPARGGGIVRYRQWVKNQRGEAIMEYDVARLIRGGDNK